From Quercus lobata isolate SW786 chromosome 1, ValleyOak3.0 Primary Assembly, whole genome shotgun sequence, one genomic window encodes:
- the LOC115992172 gene encoding uncharacterized protein LOC115992172 isoform X2: MSSETEETAMASLGMKKRKKYWSQSQSPSPMIMTTSAVSSLDSSASQLHTHENVYSSRKIIINNKLDVPNNKSVQVEEESFIIEKRKSNNRARARARPRRGGKNRVVVLSPYFAKQQQRPSTSTRIINKSNEIDLGFDGNAKGRRKDSRRYTQQGLEDEDHKMESDYQIASPLEDGSLQNEILKLEDLLSQCTYKAKDGQYDDVDGGRNLAAEVENEAVMLPSIYANLKEDQLQQPGLQIGKLSHSKRRRRNEKQQAIARVDIRKVSPYFANEGGPKVEETIPNKNTVISKHSRGDGDPRKDKKRGKRKDDRISKECTKSNEILGFEKAVLIDEDVGLTEVFDGNAKGRRKDSRHYTRDFHKMVVKDEEREMADEEQKMELDYKIKRRTSPFEGSLQNEDLKLEDVLSQYTYRSHDMTENGKNGQHDEEQEKECSEKLSFPFEMTNNSSVLPDDGSRNLAGKVENEAVILPSIHTNLKEEQVPQNGLEIGKVSRSKWRRRNEKQQAIAHVEIRKVSPYFWRSTGQVVRNDGDGTKKMKPPRRCARTHATSVRVSPYFQKISKEEENEDGRLLEGSNGYKKPVAIRTVLSSSEKLDDAYRRKSPDNTWKPPRTTPGLLQERHAHDPWRVLVICMLLNRTSGFQARRVISNLFTLCPDAKTATEVAKEEIEKIIKTLGLQKKRASMIQRLSREYMGESWTHVTQLHGVGMQLMRTQYFVQESGTR, encoded by the exons ATGTCGTCGGAAACAGAAGAAACGGCGATGGCGTCGTTGGGtatgaagaaaaggaaaaagtattGGTCTCAGTCTCAGTCTCCGTCTCCGATGATCATGACAACCTCCGCCGTAAGTTCTCTCGATTCCTCTGCATCTCAATTACATACTCATGAGAATGTTTATTCTTCTAGGAAAatcatcatcaacaataaaCTTGATGTTCCAAATAATAAGAGTGTACAAGTAGAAGAAGAGTCGTTTAttattgagaaaagaaaatcgAATAATAGAGCTAGAGCTAGAGCTAGACCTAGACGAGGAGGTAAGAATAGGGTTGTGGTGCTTTCTCCTTATTTTGCTAAGCAACAACAACGACCCAGCACCAGCACCAGAATCATCAACAAGTCGAATGAGATTGATCTGGGGTTTGATGGTAATGCCAAGGGGAGACGAAAGGATAGTCGGCGTTACACGCAGCAGGGTTTGGAGGATGAAGATCATAAAATGGAGTCCGATTACCAAATAGCCAGTCCACTTGAGGATGGAAGTTTacaaaatgagattttaaaGCTTGAAGATCTCCTCTCACAATGCACTTACAAGGCAAAGGATGGCCAGTATGATGATGTTGATGGTGGCAGGAACTTAGCTGCGGAGGTTGAGAATGAGGCTGTTATGTTACCAAGCATTTATGCTAACTTGAAAGAAGACCAATTGCAGCAACCTGGGTTACAAATTGGAAAGCTTTCTCATTCCAAGCGCaggagaagaaatgaaaaacagcAAGCAATAGCTCGTGTTGATATTCGAAAGGTCTCCCCTTACTTTGCAAATGAAGGAGGACCCAAGGTTGAGGAGACCATTCCCAACAAAAACACTGTAATATCAAAGCATAGTAGAGGTGATGGTGACCCAAGGAAGGATAAGAAGAGGGGGAAGAGAAAGGATGATAGAATTAGCAAGGAGTGTACCAAGTCTAATGAGATACTGGGGTTTGAGAAAGCCGTTTTAATAGATGAGGATGTAGGTTTAACTGAAGTTTTTGATGGTAATGCCAAGGGGAGAAGAAAGGATAGCAGGCATTACACGCGGGATTTTCACAAAATGGTAGTTAAAGATGAGGAGAGGGAGATGGCGGATGAAGAGCAAAAAATGGAGTTAGATTACAAAATAAAACGTAGGACTAGTCCATTTGAGGGAAGTTTACAAAATGAGGATTTGAAGCTTGAGGATGTTCTGTCACAATACACTTACAGGAGTCATGATATGACAGAGAACGGAAAGAATGGCCAGCATGATGAGGAGCAAGAGAAGGAATGTAGCGAGAAACTTAGTTTCCCATTTGAGATGACAAACAATTCATCCGTTCTACCTGATGATGGTAGCAGGAACTTGGCTGGGAAGGTTGAGAATGAGGCTGTTATATTGCCAAGCATTCATACAAACTTGAAAGAAGAGCAAGTGCCGCAAAATGGGTTAGAAATTGGAAAGGTTTCTCGTTCCAAGTGgaggagaagaaatgaaaaacagcAAGCAATAGCTCATGTTGAAATTCGAAAGGTCTCCCCTTACTTCTGGAGGTCAACGGGACAGGTGGTAAGAAATGATGGTGATggtacaaaaaaaatgaaaccaccAAGACGTTGTGCAAGAACTCATGCTACTTCTGTGAGGGTCTCACCCTACTTCCAAAAGAtatccaaagaagaagaaaatgaagatggCCGTTTGTTGGAAGGTAGCAATGGATATAAAAAACCTGTTGCAATTAGGActgttctttcttcttctgaGAAGCTAGACGATGCATACCGAAGAAAAAGTCCAGATAACACGTGGAAGCCTCCGCGCACCACACCTGGTCTACTCCAAGAGCGTCATGCCCATGATCCTTGGAGGGTATTGGTGATATGTATGCTCCTAAATCGGACATCTGGTTTTCAG GCTAGAAGGGTTATATCGAATCTCTTTACTCTTTGTCCTGATGCAAAGACAGCAACCGAGGTTGCCAAAGAGGAAATAGAAAAGATTATAAAAACTCTAGGTCTACAAAAGAAGAGGGCTTCGATGATACAACGCTTGTCTCGGGAGTATATGGGGGAAAGCTGGACCCATGTGACTCAGCTGCATGGTGTTG GTATGCAGCTGATGCGTACGCAATATTTTGTACAGGAAAGTGGGACCAGGTAA
- the LOC115992172 gene encoding uncharacterized protein LOC115992172 isoform X1, whose amino-acid sequence MSSETEETAMASLGMKKRKKYWSQSQSPSPMIMTTSAVSSLDSSASQLHTHENVYSSRKIIINNKLDVPNNKSVQVEEESFIIEKRKSNNRARARARPRRGGKNRVVVLSPYFAKQQQRPSTSTRIINKSNEIDLGFDGNAKGRRKDSRRYTQQGLEDEDHKMESDYQIASPLEDGSLQNEILKLEDLLSQCTYKAKDGQYDDVDGGRNLAAEVENEAVMLPSIYANLKEDQLQQPGLQIGKLSHSKRRRRNEKQQAIARVDIRKVSPYFANEGGPKVEETIPNKNTVISKHSRGDGDPRKDKKRGKRKDDRISKECTKSNEILGFEKAVLIDEDVGLTEVFDGNAKGRRKDSRHYTRDFHKMVVKDEEREMADEEQKMELDYKIKRRTSPFEGSLQNEDLKLEDVLSQYTYRSHDMTENGKNGQHDEEQEKECSEKLSFPFEMTNNSSVLPDDGSRNLAGKVENEAVILPSIHTNLKEEQVPQNGLEIGKVSRSKWRRRNEKQQAIAHVEIRKVSPYFWRSTGQVVRNDGDGTKKMKPPRRCARTHATSVRVSPYFQKISKEEENEDGRLLEGSNGYKKPVAIRTVLSSSEKLDDAYRRKSPDNTWKPPRTTPGLLQERHAHDPWRVLVICMLLNRTSGFQARRVISNLFTLCPDAKTATEVAKEEIEKIIKTLGLQKKRASMIQRLSREYMGESWTHVTQLHGVGKYAADAYAIFCTGKWDQVRPNDHMLNHYWRFLKDRERKRGLI is encoded by the exons ATGTCGTCGGAAACAGAAGAAACGGCGATGGCGTCGTTGGGtatgaagaaaaggaaaaagtattGGTCTCAGTCTCAGTCTCCGTCTCCGATGATCATGACAACCTCCGCCGTAAGTTCTCTCGATTCCTCTGCATCTCAATTACATACTCATGAGAATGTTTATTCTTCTAGGAAAatcatcatcaacaataaaCTTGATGTTCCAAATAATAAGAGTGTACAAGTAGAAGAAGAGTCGTTTAttattgagaaaagaaaatcgAATAATAGAGCTAGAGCTAGAGCTAGACCTAGACGAGGAGGTAAGAATAGGGTTGTGGTGCTTTCTCCTTATTTTGCTAAGCAACAACAACGACCCAGCACCAGCACCAGAATCATCAACAAGTCGAATGAGATTGATCTGGGGTTTGATGGTAATGCCAAGGGGAGACGAAAGGATAGTCGGCGTTACACGCAGCAGGGTTTGGAGGATGAAGATCATAAAATGGAGTCCGATTACCAAATAGCCAGTCCACTTGAGGATGGAAGTTTacaaaatgagattttaaaGCTTGAAGATCTCCTCTCACAATGCACTTACAAGGCAAAGGATGGCCAGTATGATGATGTTGATGGTGGCAGGAACTTAGCTGCGGAGGTTGAGAATGAGGCTGTTATGTTACCAAGCATTTATGCTAACTTGAAAGAAGACCAATTGCAGCAACCTGGGTTACAAATTGGAAAGCTTTCTCATTCCAAGCGCaggagaagaaatgaaaaacagcAAGCAATAGCTCGTGTTGATATTCGAAAGGTCTCCCCTTACTTTGCAAATGAAGGAGGACCCAAGGTTGAGGAGACCATTCCCAACAAAAACACTGTAATATCAAAGCATAGTAGAGGTGATGGTGACCCAAGGAAGGATAAGAAGAGGGGGAAGAGAAAGGATGATAGAATTAGCAAGGAGTGTACCAAGTCTAATGAGATACTGGGGTTTGAGAAAGCCGTTTTAATAGATGAGGATGTAGGTTTAACTGAAGTTTTTGATGGTAATGCCAAGGGGAGAAGAAAGGATAGCAGGCATTACACGCGGGATTTTCACAAAATGGTAGTTAAAGATGAGGAGAGGGAGATGGCGGATGAAGAGCAAAAAATGGAGTTAGATTACAAAATAAAACGTAGGACTAGTCCATTTGAGGGAAGTTTACAAAATGAGGATTTGAAGCTTGAGGATGTTCTGTCACAATACACTTACAGGAGTCATGATATGACAGAGAACGGAAAGAATGGCCAGCATGATGAGGAGCAAGAGAAGGAATGTAGCGAGAAACTTAGTTTCCCATTTGAGATGACAAACAATTCATCCGTTCTACCTGATGATGGTAGCAGGAACTTGGCTGGGAAGGTTGAGAATGAGGCTGTTATATTGCCAAGCATTCATACAAACTTGAAAGAAGAGCAAGTGCCGCAAAATGGGTTAGAAATTGGAAAGGTTTCTCGTTCCAAGTGgaggagaagaaatgaaaaacagcAAGCAATAGCTCATGTTGAAATTCGAAAGGTCTCCCCTTACTTCTGGAGGTCAACGGGACAGGTGGTAAGAAATGATGGTGATggtacaaaaaaaatgaaaccaccAAGACGTTGTGCAAGAACTCATGCTACTTCTGTGAGGGTCTCACCCTACTTCCAAAAGAtatccaaagaagaagaaaatgaagatggCCGTTTGTTGGAAGGTAGCAATGGATATAAAAAACCTGTTGCAATTAGGActgttctttcttcttctgaGAAGCTAGACGATGCATACCGAAGAAAAAGTCCAGATAACACGTGGAAGCCTCCGCGCACCACACCTGGTCTACTCCAAGAGCGTCATGCCCATGATCCTTGGAGGGTATTGGTGATATGTATGCTCCTAAATCGGACATCTGGTTTTCAG GCTAGAAGGGTTATATCGAATCTCTTTACTCTTTGTCCTGATGCAAAGACAGCAACCGAGGTTGCCAAAGAGGAAATAGAAAAGATTATAAAAACTCTAGGTCTACAAAAGAAGAGGGCTTCGATGATACAACGCTTGTCTCGGGAGTATATGGGGGAAAGCTGGACCCATGTGACTCAGCTGCATGGTGTTGGCAA GTATGCAGCTGATGCGTACGCAATATTTTGTACAGGAAAGTGGGACCAGGTAAGGCCTAATGATCATATGCTAAATCATTACTGGAGATTTCtcaaagatagagagagaaagagaggactGATCTGA